One region of Solanum pennellii chromosome 6, SPENNV200 genomic DNA includes:
- the LOC107023113 gene encoding muscle M-line assembly protein unc-89 — protein sequence MAPFDKELEEQIAVAGNKLIEPPSSLEELLRLLDQVESSLSKVEQSPAKSMHDALSPLMKALVANDLLRHSDVDVKVAVASCISEITRITAPDAPYDDDKMKDIFQLIVSSFENLDDQSSRSYNKRVMILETVAKVRSCVVMLDLECDGLITEMFQHFLKAIREDHSENVFSSMATIMTLVLEESEEVSLELLTPLLASVKKDNADVTPVAKRLGETVFANCAAKLKPYLPQAVESLQISLNEYNKIVTSVLEGTLPAVDGINDSASKDQLVTEVKLAELPEAAQATQDGGSKVGPASSGEAVQTAESGRDEACLEDTDPAVNGSPKSITSNGGSLENVRLTSETESLMKAGAHDEVDLHDASKIPSESDHSRVEKSTKSEPKSMKSEPKSEQPSKKRGRKTVSSINSAESSHQAPEGSGKEIEKLQDHQNDQNKDDHSSASEDPVVEQSNLLEKEPETNQHSAPKESEEEVVDVAPPSQDQSLPEEIALKKGGLPMEDNLNQEDSESKKEIEAGSDLEVKQVRRPLKKTPLEPCRKEKGGSTSDTEAKKLKQSGKKVDTKNKSQVGPSARNKEDSKKRGHGKASQETLPSQESPDRSVKHDEDNEEEIPRTTTKRKRSSSKGRGSRQVVQKSVPTPESPDNSTKHISDEDETDTSAKKKPSSGKDRVTETVQCDKNLVGRKIRVWWPLDELFYEGTVSNYDSSRKKFTVDYTDGETEKLNLLKERWELVEDDNMSEEEQVASADAAAPESHKKKKPRNAEPSLKHEMDASPKSKSKEATAKSGQKSKGKLNLKDGTSKSAGKADDTTSSKSGAQSKRSTGKSVDTEKPSARSKDVSSSTPKSKSRQDAPSTTANKSKQETVKAANKSKTKTPQSGGKSGANGSEKLKSSSSKVKESGNQKEKATNSAKTPDGSTKEKLSSASKERQSEPKSGKKRARGKN from the exons GAAGAGCAGATTGCTGTTGCTGGGAACAAGCTGATTGAGCCTCCTTCTTCACTTGAAGAACTCCTCCGTTTGCTTGAC CAAGTAGAGTCTTCCCTGTCTAAAGTGGAGCAGTCACCAGCGAAATCAATGCATGATGCACTTTCTCCATTGATGAAGGCATTGGTTGCAAATGATCTCTTGAGGCATTCTGATGTTGATGTGAAGGTCGCAGTTGCTTCTTGTATTAGTGAGATAACTAGAATTACTGCACCAGACGCTCCATATGATGACGACAAAATGAAG GATATCTTTCAATTAATTGTGTCGTCTTTTGAGAATCTGGATGACCAGTCTAGCAGATCTTATAATAAGAGGGTGATGATCCTTGAGACAGTGGCCAAAGTCAGGTCATGTGTTGTCATGCTGGATCTAGAATGTGATGGGCTCATCACTGAGATGTTTCAGCACTTCCTTAAAGCTATAAG AGAGGATCACTCTGAAAATGTTTTTTCATCCATGGCAACAATCATGACTCTTGTGCTGGAAGAGAGCGAAGAAGTATCCTTGGAATTGCTGACCCCTCTATTGGCTAGTGTTAAAAAGGACAATGCG GATGTCACACCAGTTGCTAAAAGGTTGGGAGAGACAGTATTTGCAAACTGTGCTGCGAAGCTTAAGCCTTACTTGCCTCAAGCAGTAGAATCATTGCAAATCTCCTTAAATGAGTACAATAAGATTGTTACTTCAGTCTTGGAAGGGACTCTTCCAGCTGTTGATGGTATTAATGACAGTGCTTCTAAGGACCAATTG GTCACTGAAGTCAAGTTGGCTGAACTTCCAGAGGCTGCTCAGGCAACTCAG gATGGTGGAAGCAAAGTGGGTCCAGCATCTTCAGGCGAAGCAGTCCAG ACGGCTGAGAGCGGAAGGGATGAGGCATGTTTGGAAGATACTGATCCTGCTGTGAATGGATCTCCCAAATCAATCACAAGCAATGGTGGTAGTTTGGAGAATGTGAGATTGACTTCTGAAACAGAATCGCTGATGAAGGCTGGAGCTCATGATGAGGTGGATCTCCATGATGCTTCAAAGATACCATCTGAATCTGATCATTCAAGGGTTGAAAAGTCTACAAAGTCGGAGCCCAAGTCTATGAAGTCAGAGCCCAAGTCAGAGCAACCTTCTAAGAAGAGAGGAAGGAAGACAGTCTCTTCAATAAACTCAGCAGAATCTTCTCACCAAGCTCCTGAAGGAAGTGGAAAAGAAATTGAGAAGCTTCAAGATCATCAGAATGATCAAAACAAAGATGACCATAGTTCAGCTTCTGAAGATCCAGTGGTTGAGCAGTCCAATCTGTTGGAGAAGGAACCAGAAACTAATCAGCACTCTGCACCCAAAGAATCTGAGGAGGAAGTTGTGGATGTTGCTCCTCCATCCCAAGATCAGAGCCTTCCTGAAGAGATTGCACTGAAGAAGGGTGGTCTCCCAATGGAGGACAACTTAAATCAAGAAGACAGTGAGTCTAAGAAGGAAATTGAAGCTGGAAGTGACTTGGAAGTTAAGCAGGTGAGGCGCCCTTTGAAGAAGACTCCTTTAGAACCTTGTCGTAAGGAGAAAGGTGGATCCACCAGTGATACCGAGGCTAAAAAGCTGAAGCAATCGGGTAAGAAGGTTGATACCAAGAATAAGAGTCAGGTTGGTCCATCTGCGAGAAACAAGGAAGATAGCAAAAAACGTGGACATGGAAAAGCTAGTCAG GAGACGTTGCCTTCACAAGAGTCTCCTGATCGCTCTGTTAAACATGATGAAGATAACGAAGAGGAAATTCCCAGGACCACTACAAAGAGAAAGCGTTCTTCAAGCAAGGGCAGG GGGAGTAGGCAAGTTGTGCAGAAGAGTGTGCCTACGCCCGAGTCTCCCGACAATTCAACTAAACATATAAGCGACGAAGATGAGACTGACACAAGTGCAAAGAAAAAGCCTTCTTCAGGCAAGGACAGG GTAACAGAGACTGTGCAATGTGATAAGAATCTGGTTGGTAGAAAGATCAGAGTATGGTGGCCGTTAGATGAACT ATTTTATGAAGGGACGGTTAGCAATTATGATTCTTCCAGGAAGAAGTTCACA gTTGACTATACTGATGGAGAGACAGAAAAATTGAATCTCTTGAAGGAACGCTGGGAACTTGTTGAAGATGATAATATGTCAGAAGAG GAGCAAGTAGCCAGTGCTGATGCAGCAGCTCCGGAAAG TCATAAGAAGAAAAAACCTAGGAATGCTGAACCATCACTAAAGCATGAAATGGATGCTTCACCTAAAAG CAAGTCAAAAGAGGCGACAGCTAAATCTGGACAGAAATCCAAGGGTAAACTCAACTTGAAAGATGGCACCTCAAAATCTGCCGGGAAAGCTGATGACACAACCAGCAGCAAGTCTGGGGCTCAATCCAAAAGGAGCACTGGCAAATCAGTTGATACTGAAAAGCCATCTGCCAGGTCTAAAGATGTTAGTAGTAGTACTCCCAAATCCAAGTCCAGGCAAGATGCTCCATCAACAACTGCCAACAAGTCTAAGCAAGAAACAGTTAAAGCTGCCAACAAGTCCAAAACCAAAACCCCCCAAAGTGGTGGTAAGTCCGGTGCCAATGGTTCGGAGAAGCTAAAATCTAGTTCATCAAAGGTTAAAGAGAGTGGGAACCAGAAGGAAAAAGCAACTAACTCAGCAAAAACCCCTGATGGCAGCACCAAGGAGAAACTGTCTAGTGC